In one Nocardioides luteus genomic region, the following are encoded:
- a CDS encoding transglycosylase domain-containing protein: MPPGGPRSGQRPPYPGPRRPGEPPVDRLGQRPARPEPGGPGRPPRDPKAAFGAALDRFNDPEMDKKGLAVRIAKIAAIFVLVMALIGSAAVIVSYNMISIPSANAAFQAESSFVYYAGGKKELGRFQAGDQNRDALRPDEMPALVKDAAVAAEDRSFYENNGIDLKGIARTLFSNATTGSQGGASTITQQYVKNLYLTQERTYTRKVKEAVISLKISRQQSKDEILTGYLNTVYFGRGAYGVQAAAKTYFRKSAQDLDIREAAALTAILNNPNGFDPEKAGADSGGTELLGRYQYVLNGMAELKSQGKALSEYDEATLEKAKEALPKFPKPKADSRLGGQKGHALTLVKNELKSLKNENGEPLFTEEEIDSKGLKVTTTLSAKAMKAAEQAVKDVRPDDKKAVSEKHPENELHVGAATVDVKTGALKGFYGGQDYLDSQINWAASGGMAGSTMKPFTLAAALEAGYSLKDTWTGEGGLEIPGTDRVVRNSGQSDADPTGHGYGEHITGIKAMEESVNTSFVQMSTALPNGSEDVYDMAVKAGLPPDEQHAENAPADYRSIPAYSIDFDPKNYLLTLGRQAISPINMANAYATIANGGVRNTVHLVSKVVDADGEVVYEWNQRDGEERAMSEDAADDTSYALQQVVKNGTGRTAGVINQPAAGKTGTATNANDDVSSAWFAGYTPQLSTAVMYVRGKGSGKLDGWLDSYFGAGYPAETWAQIMGTLTDDLDIEEFPEPAWMDGVAPQDGHEPSLTATPEPTPTPSKDCSRKDERKGLCIPIEEPTPSMSPSDGATDGQPGGGTTPDESESTEPEVTETACDWFGDCESSSPPADGNNGGGNNDGGTAEGTTQ; the protein is encoded by the coding sequence ATGCCTCCCGGCGGCCCCCGTTCCGGTCAGCGGCCGCCCTACCCGGGCCCGCGTCGCCCCGGTGAGCCCCCGGTCGACCGCCTCGGTCAGCGTCCCGCCCGTCCTGAGCCGGGTGGTCCCGGTCGCCCGCCGCGTGACCCCAAGGCCGCCTTCGGCGCGGCGCTGGACCGGTTCAACGACCCGGAGATGGACAAGAAGGGCCTCGCCGTCCGGATCGCCAAGATCGCGGCGATCTTCGTCCTGGTGATGGCGCTCATCGGCAGTGCCGCGGTGATCGTCTCCTACAACATGATCTCGATCCCGAGTGCCAACGCGGCGTTCCAGGCGGAGTCGAGCTTCGTCTACTACGCCGGCGGCAAGAAGGAGCTCGGCCGGTTCCAGGCGGGCGACCAGAACCGTGACGCGCTGCGCCCGGACGAGATGCCCGCGCTCGTGAAGGACGCAGCCGTGGCCGCCGAGGACCGCAGCTTCTACGAGAACAACGGCATCGACCTCAAGGGCATCGCCCGCACGCTCTTCTCCAACGCCACCACCGGCAGCCAGGGCGGCGCGTCGACGATCACCCAGCAGTACGTCAAGAACCTCTACCTGACCCAGGAGCGCACCTACACGCGCAAGGTCAAGGAAGCGGTCATCTCGCTCAAGATCAGCCGGCAGCAGTCGAAGGACGAGATCCTCACCGGCTACCTCAACACCGTCTACTTCGGGCGTGGCGCCTACGGAGTCCAGGCTGCGGCGAAGACCTACTTCCGCAAGTCGGCCCAGGACCTCGACATCAGGGAAGCCGCGGCGCTCACCGCGATCCTCAACAACCCGAACGGCTTCGACCCCGAGAAGGCCGGCGCCGACTCCGGCGGCACCGAGCTGTTGGGCCGCTACCAGTACGTCCTCAACGGCATGGCCGAGCTCAAGAGCCAGGGCAAGGCGCTCAGCGAGTACGACGAGGCCACCCTGGAGAAGGCGAAGGAGGCGCTGCCGAAGTTCCCCAAGCCAAAGGCCGACAGCCGCCTCGGCGGCCAGAAGGGCCACGCGCTCACCCTGGTGAAGAACGAGCTGAAGTCCCTCAAGAACGAGAACGGCGAGCCGCTCTTCACCGAGGAGGAGATCGACAGCAAGGGGCTGAAGGTCACCACCACGCTCAGCGCGAAGGCGATGAAGGCCGCGGAGCAGGCCGTCAAGGACGTACGTCCCGACGACAAGAAGGCGGTCAGCGAGAAGCACCCGGAGAACGAGCTGCACGTCGGTGCTGCGACGGTCGATGTGAAGACCGGCGCTCTCAAGGGCTTCTACGGCGGCCAGGACTACCTCGACTCCCAGATCAACTGGGCGGCCTCGGGCGGTATGGCCGGATCGACGATGAAGCCGTTCACCCTCGCCGCGGCTCTCGAGGCGGGCTACTCGCTCAAGGACACCTGGACCGGTGAGGGTGGTCTGGAGATCCCCGGCACCGACCGCGTGGTCCGCAACTCGGGCCAGAGCGACGCGGACCCGACCGGTCACGGCTACGGCGAGCACATCACCGGCATCAAGGCGATGGAGGAGTCGGTCAACACCTCCTTCGTCCAGATGTCGACCGCGCTGCCCAACGGCAGCGAGGACGTCTACGACATGGCGGTCAAGGCCGGCCTGCCGCCGGACGAGCAGCACGCCGAGAACGCGCCGGCCGACTACCGCTCGATCCCGGCCTACTCGATCGACTTCGACCCGAAGAACTACCTGCTCACCCTGGGGCGTCAGGCGATCAGCCCGATCAACATGGCCAACGCCTACGCGACCATCGCCAACGGCGGCGTACGCAACACCGTGCACCTCGTCTCGAAGGTGGTCGACGCGGATGGCGAGGTCGTCTACGAGTGGAACCAGCGCGACGGCGAGGAGCGGGCGATGTCCGAGGACGCCGCCGACGACACCTCCTACGCCCTGCAGCAGGTCGTCAAGAACGGCACCGGCAGGACGGCCGGCGTGATCAACCAGCCGGCCGCCGGCAAGACCGGCACCGCGACCAACGCGAACGACGACGTCTCCTCCGCGTGGTTCGCCGGCTACACGCCGCAGCTGTCCACGGCCGTCATGTACGTCCGCGGCAAGGGCTCCGGCAAGCTGGACGGCTGGCTGGACTCCTACTTCGGAGCCGGCTACCCCGCCGAGACGTGGGCCCAGATCATGGGCACGCTGACCGACGACCTCGACATCGAGGAGTTCCCGGAGCCGGCCTGGATGGACGGCGTGGCCCCGCAGGACGGTCACGAGCCGTCGCTGACGGCCACCCCGGAGCCGACCCCGACCCCGTCGAAGGACTGCTCCCGGAAGGACGAGCGCAAGGGCCTCTGCATCCCGATCGAGGAGCCCACGCCCAGCATGTCGCCCAGCGACGGGGCGACCGACGGTCAGCCCGGCGGGGGCACGACCCCCGACGAGTCGGAGTCGACGGAGCCCGAGGTCACCGAGACCGCCTGCGACTGGTTCGGCGACTGTGAATCGTCCTCGCCACCCGCTGACGGCAATAATGGCGGCGGCAACAACGACGGCGGCACCGCGGAGGGCACCACTCAGTGA
- a CDS encoding CCA tRNA nucleotidyltransferase produces the protein MSVADVQRSVTAELDRIAPVIDSLGEAFAAGGHELALVGGPVRDAMLGRPHNDLDFTTSARPEETEKILRTWGDALWDMGRDFGTIGTRKGPWQVEVTTYRSEAYSADSRKPAVAYGTSLADDLVRRDFTVNAMAVRLPGREVVDLYGGVVDLATRMLRTPGTPEDSFSDDPLRMMRAARFAAQLGFTVAPEVVAAMTDMASRISIISAERVRDELVKLICAPFPRLGLSLLVETGLAELVLPELTALRMERDEHNRHKDVYEHTLTVLEQSIDQEARLGGGPDFVSRFAALMHDVGKPRTRKFHDDGTVSFHHHDVVGAKMTRKRMKALRFSNDEIEAVSKLVELHLRFHGYGDGDWTDSAVRRYVRDAGDQLDRLHVLTRADCTTRNRRKADRLARTYDALEARIERISEEEELAALRPALDGNQIMSLLGIAPGREVGAAYKFLMDLRLDEGILSEDEAAKRLLDWWAERSA, from the coding sequence ATCAGCGTCGCCGATGTTCAGCGATCGGTGACTGCTGAACTGGACCGTATCGCACCGGTGATCGACTCCCTCGGAGAGGCCTTCGCTGCAGGCGGTCACGAGCTGGCCCTGGTCGGCGGACCCGTCCGCGACGCGATGCTCGGCCGTCCCCACAACGACCTCGACTTCACCACCTCGGCGCGTCCCGAGGAGACCGAGAAGATCCTGCGTACGTGGGGTGATGCGCTGTGGGACATGGGCCGCGACTTCGGCACCATCGGCACCCGCAAGGGCCCGTGGCAGGTCGAGGTCACCACCTACCGCTCCGAGGCCTACTCGGCCGACTCCCGCAAGCCAGCCGTCGCCTATGGCACCTCGCTGGCCGACGATCTCGTACGCCGCGACTTCACCGTCAACGCGATGGCGGTGCGGCTCCCGGGCCGTGAGGTCGTCGACCTCTACGGCGGTGTCGTGGACCTGGCCACCCGGATGCTGCGGACCCCCGGGACCCCTGAGGACTCCTTCTCCGACGACCCGCTGCGGATGATGCGGGCGGCGCGGTTCGCCGCTCAGCTGGGTTTCACGGTCGCGCCCGAGGTCGTCGCCGCGATGACGGACATGGCGTCGAGAATCTCGATCATCTCCGCCGAGCGGGTCCGCGACGAGCTGGTGAAGCTGATCTGCGCCCCCTTCCCGCGCCTCGGCCTCTCGCTGCTGGTCGAGACCGGGCTGGCCGAGCTGGTGCTGCCCGAGCTGACCGCGCTGCGGATGGAGCGCGACGAGCACAACCGGCACAAGGACGTCTACGAGCACACCCTCACCGTGCTCGAGCAGTCGATCGACCAGGAGGCGCGCCTCGGCGGCGGGCCCGACTTCGTCTCGCGGTTCGCTGCCCTGATGCACGACGTCGGCAAGCCGCGCACGCGTAAGTTCCACGACGATGGGACCGTCTCGTTCCACCACCACGACGTCGTCGGCGCCAAGATGACCCGCAAGCGGATGAAGGCGCTGCGCTTCTCCAACGACGAGATCGAGGCGGTCTCGAAGCTGGTCGAGCTGCACCTGCGCTTCCACGGCTACGGCGACGGCGACTGGACCGACTCGGCGGTGCGCCGCTACGTCCGCGACGCCGGCGACCAGCTCGACCGGCTCCACGTGCTCACCCGCGCGGACTGCACCACCCGCAACCGCCGCAAGGCCGACCGCCTCGCCCGCACCTACGACGCCCTCGAGGCCCGCATCGAGCGGATCTCCGAGGAGGAGGAGCTCGCCGCCCTCCGCCCCGCGCTCGACGGCAACCAGATCATGTCGCTGCTCGGGATCGCGCCGGGTCGCGAGGTCGGGGCTGCGTACAAGTTCCTCATGGACCTGCGCCTCGACGAGGGCATCCTCTCCGAGGACGAGGCCGCCAAGCGGCTCCTCGACTGGTGGGCCGAGCGTTCCGCATAG
- a CDS encoding efflux RND transporter periplasmic adaptor subunit produces the protein MSKTAVRRVLFRTFWAVIGLVVAVSLFKLAFTGSTQDADGAPLTPTGQIPPEEVVAEKGTISNSLTIDGTIVIDKPVSATSSVTGVLAHKFADTGTRVKKGDKLFQVRAEEEAAVEEPAEEEPVEEEPGKVDDATGDGDRDDAPVEQPAPKPVYHWYTVVAPATGIVGNYAVDMMADVAEDGVVVSIRPTTFHAVGAISPLDRYRLAGNPDRATVTIEGGPKPFTCTDLVVGDAATETIAGDAPEDEMMEGAPGGEGEGESGAGARISCLVPEKVTVFDGLAMSMTIDAGTSDGDVVTIPVTAVTGLVRDGSVWVVGEDGTPTEQPVKLGLTDGKLVEVTSGLKAGDSVLRYVPGSKEKGGGTDDGMSEEMPAGEM, from the coding sequence ATGTCGAAGACGGCGGTGCGCCGCGTACTTTTCAGAACGTTCTGGGCGGTGATCGGGCTGGTCGTCGCGGTCAGCCTCTTCAAGCTGGCCTTCACCGGCTCGACGCAGGACGCCGACGGGGCGCCCTTGACGCCGACCGGGCAGATCCCGCCGGAGGAGGTCGTCGCCGAGAAGGGCACGATCTCCAACTCGCTCACGATCGACGGCACCATCGTGATCGACAAGCCGGTCTCGGCGACGAGCTCGGTCACCGGCGTGCTGGCGCACAAGTTCGCCGACACGGGCACCAGGGTGAAGAAGGGCGACAAGCTCTTCCAGGTGCGCGCCGAGGAGGAGGCGGCCGTGGAAGAGCCCGCCGAGGAGGAGCCCGTCGAGGAGGAGCCCGGGAAGGTCGACGACGCCACCGGCGACGGTGATCGCGACGACGCCCCGGTCGAGCAGCCGGCGCCGAAGCCGGTCTACCACTGGTACACGGTCGTCGCGCCCGCCACCGGTATCGTGGGCAACTACGCCGTCGACATGATGGCCGACGTCGCCGAGGACGGCGTGGTCGTCTCGATCCGTCCCACCACCTTCCACGCGGTCGGCGCGATCTCGCCGCTGGACCGCTACCGGCTCGCCGGCAACCCCGACCGCGCGACCGTGACCATCGAGGGCGGCCCCAAGCCGTTCACCTGCACCGACCTGGTCGTCGGCGACGCGGCGACCGAGACGATCGCCGGCGACGCACCCGAGGACGAGATGATGGAGGGGGCGCCCGGCGGCGAGGGCGAGGGCGAGTCCGGCGCGGGCGCCCGGATCAGCTGTCTGGTGCCGGAGAAGGTCACCGTCTTCGACGGCCTGGCGATGAGCATGACCATCGACGCGGGCACGAGCGACGGCGACGTCGTCACCATCCCGGTCACCGCGGTCACGGGTCTGGTCCGCGACGGCAGCGTCTGGGTCGTCGGCGAGGACGGCACCCCCACCGAGCAGCCGGTCAAGCTCGGCCTCACCGATGGCAAGCTCGTCGAGGTCACCAGCGGCCTGAAGGCAGGCGACTCGGTGCTGCGCTACGTCCCGGGCTCGAAGGAGAAGGGCGGCGGCACGGACGACGGGATGTCCGAGGAAATGCCTGCGGGGGAGATGTGA
- a CDS encoding PadR family transcriptional regulator, giving the protein MARRAETIELAVLGLLHESPMHGYELRKRLNLMLGWGRVLSYGSLYPALKKMLRKHLIEEVAQAVTPVTRRPRIVYQLTAAGEREFTQLMSEVGPMAWEDDNFDIRFAFFGRTDMEIRLRVLEGRRSRLQERLDRVQRELAMTQKEVDSYARELQRHGVESVEREVRWLSSLIDAERNPKPVNDEQAAGRGDLGDDDGVRAEADVSRTAQSSQENEK; this is encoded by the coding sequence ATGGCACGTCGCGCAGAGACGATCGAGTTGGCAGTCCTCGGACTGCTGCACGAGTCGCCTATGCATGGCTACGAGCTGCGCAAGCGGCTCAACCTGATGCTCGGTTGGGGACGAGTGCTGTCGTACGGCTCGCTCTACCCGGCCCTGAAGAAGATGCTGCGCAAGCACCTCATCGAGGAGGTGGCGCAGGCCGTCACGCCGGTCACCCGGCGGCCGCGGATCGTCTACCAGCTGACGGCTGCCGGTGAGCGTGAGTTCACCCAGCTCATGTCCGAGGTCGGTCCGATGGCCTGGGAGGACGACAACTTCGACATCAGGTTCGCGTTCTTCGGTCGCACCGACATGGAGATCAGGCTGCGCGTCCTCGAAGGGCGTCGCAGCCGGCTCCAGGAGCGGCTCGACCGGGTGCAACGCGAGCTTGCCATGACCCAGAAAGAGGTCGACTCCTACGCCCGCGAGCTTCAGCGTCACGGTGTCGAGTCGGTCGAGCGGGAGGTCCGATGGCTCTCCTCGCTGATCGATGCCGAGCGCAACCCCAAGCCTGTCAACGACGAGCAGGCAGCGGGTCGAGGGGATCTGGGGGATGACGATGGCGTACGCGCCGAAGCGGACGTCTCGCGCACAGCGCAGAGCAGCCAAGAGAACGAGAAATGA
- a CDS encoding helix-turn-helix domain-containing protein, with protein MRPDNDTTSDRPTPTGNGTATNGRGLILFGAVSVALISTAAAYVAMVGFGRDVLAMGTINAYAFAGVFELSLVTVALMAREAAQQDRPAQTLLTLTWLLSAASGFFAGWHEIHLGHAATAAAFRFIVPLLAALMWHLALVGDRHLAMERSWSDLRMGARMHALLATRVEWRRARDTALRKRTASSRRKLERAQKRYWRAEAVALRSVAPGAMREQITQWVDAFAAVAEGTRQADRLPITLPDVHEALSVPVVEQIPHVTPAPGADRAIEAPADIPFDRTADAVSDVPREVTPSREPRTREMASALATPDARQRVSSRVPDAARTAAEAASGAGMAPQFSNGRTAIKPADADGALLDRIPFPENIPDPEPAIDYPDIFPDEIAELMANLPDDKAEASRLLVDAGARIPDVAAQLGVSTSSVYRWTRAKA; from the coding sequence ATGCGTCCCGACAACGACACGACCTCGGACCGGCCGACCCCGACGGGCAACGGCACGGCAACGAACGGCCGTGGCCTGATCCTCTTCGGCGCCGTCTCGGTCGCGCTGATCTCGACGGCGGCTGCGTACGTCGCCATGGTCGGCTTCGGGCGGGACGTGCTCGCCATGGGCACGATCAACGCCTACGCCTTCGCGGGGGTCTTCGAGCTCTCCCTGGTCACCGTCGCGCTGATGGCGCGGGAGGCGGCGCAGCAGGACCGGCCGGCGCAGACGCTGCTGACCCTGACCTGGCTGCTGTCGGCCGCGTCCGGGTTCTTCGCCGGCTGGCACGAGATCCACCTCGGCCACGCCGCCACGGCCGCGGCGTTCCGGTTCATCGTGCCGCTGCTGGCGGCGCTGATGTGGCACCTGGCGCTCGTCGGCGACCGCCACCTCGCGATGGAGCGCTCCTGGTCCGACCTGCGGATGGGCGCCCGGATGCACGCCCTCCTGGCCACCCGGGTCGAGTGGCGCCGGGCTCGAGACACGGCGCTGCGGAAGCGTACGGCCTCCTCGCGGCGGAAGCTCGAACGCGCGCAGAAGCGCTACTGGCGCGCCGAGGCGGTGGCGCTGCGGTCCGTCGCGCCGGGCGCGATGCGCGAGCAGATCACTCAGTGGGTCGACGCGTTCGCCGCGGTCGCCGAGGGCACCCGCCAGGCCGACCGGCTGCCGATCACCCTGCCCGACGTGCACGAGGCGCTCAGCGTGCCCGTGGTGGAGCAGATCCCGCACGTCACGCCCGCTCCCGGCGCCGACCGTGCCATCGAGGCGCCGGCCGACATCCCGTTCGACCGGACCGCCGACGCCGTCTCCGACGTGCCCCGCGAGGTGACCCCGTCGCGGGAGCCCCGGACTCGCGAGATGGCCTCGGCCCTCGCCACCCCCGATGCCCGCCAGCGGGTCTCGAGCCGGGTGCCCGACGCCGCACGCACCGCCGCCGAGGCGGCGTCCGGAGCCGGGATGGCACCGCAGTTCAGCAACGGCCGCACGGCCATCAAGCCCGCCGACGCCGACGGCGCCCTCCTGGACCGGATCCCGTTCCCTGAGAACATCCCCGACCCCGAACCGGCCATCGACTATCCCGACATCTTCCCCGACGAGATCGCCGAGCTGATGGCGAATCTCCCCGACGACAAGGCCGAGGCCTCCCGGCTCCTCGTCGACGCCGGTGCCCGCATCCCCGACGTGGCCGCGCAGCTCGGCGTCTCGACCAGCAGCGTCTACCGCTGGACCAGGGCGAAGGCCTGA
- a CDS encoding ABC transporter ATP-binding protein — MSAEELLRLTGVARTVELPDGEDLRILTGVDLHVRRGDHVGIVGRSGTGKSTLLNLLGLLDRPTGGTLEWAGRNVTDISSRQAARIRGRDVGFVFQQFNLLPGRTALENVMAPLLYASGREFWQRRRIAATMLDKVGLGDRLDAMPQFLSGGEQQRIAIARALVRTPSVVLADEPTGALDVETGAMVMRLLDQATYDSGAALITITHDQNVAALARRRFRLAEGRLHPLTEEAVA; from the coding sequence GTGAGCGCGGAGGAGCTCCTGAGGCTCACCGGCGTGGCCCGCACGGTCGAGCTCCCCGACGGCGAGGACCTGCGCATCCTGACCGGCGTCGACCTGCACGTACGCCGCGGGGACCATGTCGGCATCGTCGGCCGCTCCGGCACCGGCAAGTCGACGCTGCTGAACCTTCTCGGCCTGCTGGACCGGCCCACCGGCGGCACCCTGGAATGGGCCGGTCGCAACGTCACCGACATCAGCAGCCGCCAGGCCGCCCGGATCCGAGGCCGGGACGTCGGGTTCGTCTTCCAGCAGTTCAACCTGCTGCCGGGGCGTACGGCGCTGGAGAACGTGATGGCGCCGCTGCTCTACGCCTCGGGCAGAGAGTTCTGGCAGCGGCGCCGGATCGCCGCGACGATGCTCGACAAGGTCGGGCTCGGTGACCGGCTCGACGCGATGCCGCAGTTCCTCTCCGGTGGTGAGCAGCAGCGCATCGCCATCGCCCGCGCCCTGGTCCGCACTCCGTCGGTCGTGCTGGCCGACGAGCCGACCGGGGCGCTCGACGTCGAGACCGGTGCGATGGTGATGAGGCTGCTCGACCAGGCGACCTACGACTCCGGCGCGGCACTGATCACGATCACCCACGACCAGAACGTCGCGGCGCTGGCCCGGCGGCGGTTCCGGCTCGCCGAGGGACGGCTGCACCCGCTGACCGAGGAGGCGGTCGCGTGA
- a CDS encoding ABC transporter permease, protein MRTALARIVTGLAASTVEAWQELRIHKLRVLLSLVGVAVAVASITATVAAGQIAKQMFTESYETDGRPAHISIMAYDDRNGMPLSVERVRPAFQTVAERFDVTYASARISAYDIKATTASRSKRIELMGVDPAYAAIHRVVVPQGRWLEESDTERLSPALVVDETFLKKLGLQGTPLPASVELNGQGLSVTATIVGVTSLRGYGTPRAFMLADSLEHWQTGTPSDASYEMWVPVEGADALANEIGMAMRAELPGLAVDAQRDDYMAWGGEDPIGPVKWVIIGIAGIILLLGALSLLNIALVTIQQRIREIGIRRSFGATTGRVFFSVLMESVVATVVAGVIGVLLAVAAVKNPLVEKYVLQGIDDVPPFPLSAAFLGLAVALAVGALAGILPAMIAARVRIIDAIRF, encoded by the coding sequence GTGAGGACGGCCCTGGCGCGGATCGTCACCGGCCTGGCCGCCTCGACCGTCGAGGCGTGGCAGGAGCTGCGCATCCACAAGCTCCGGGTGCTGTTGTCGCTGGTCGGCGTGGCGGTGGCGGTCGCCTCGATCACCGCGACGGTGGCGGCCGGCCAGATCGCGAAGCAGATGTTCACCGAGTCCTACGAGACCGACGGGCGACCGGCGCACATCTCGATCATGGCCTACGACGACCGCAACGGCATGCCGCTCTCGGTCGAGCGGGTCCGGCCCGCGTTCCAGACGGTCGCGGAGCGGTTCGACGTCACGTACGCCTCCGCCCGGATCTCCGCCTACGACATCAAGGCGACCACCGCGAGCCGCAGCAAGCGGATCGAGCTGATGGGGGTCGACCCTGCGTACGCCGCCATCCACCGGGTCGTGGTGCCGCAGGGTCGCTGGCTGGAGGAGTCGGACACGGAGCGCCTCTCCCCGGCGCTGGTGGTCGACGAGACGTTCCTGAAGAAGCTCGGCCTGCAGGGCACGCCGCTGCCGGCCTCCGTGGAGCTGAACGGCCAGGGGCTGTCGGTGACCGCCACGATCGTCGGCGTGACCAGCCTGCGCGGCTACGGCACGCCGCGGGCGTTCATGCTGGCCGACTCGCTCGAGCACTGGCAGACCGGAACCCCCTCGGACGCCAGCTACGAGATGTGGGTGCCGGTCGAGGGTGCCGACGCGCTCGCCAACGAGATCGGGATGGCGATGCGCGCCGAGCTCCCCGGGCTCGCGGTCGACGCCCAGCGCGACGACTACATGGCGTGGGGCGGCGAGGACCCGATCGGCCCGGTCAAGTGGGTGATCATCGGGATCGCCGGGATCATCCTGCTGCTCGGCGCCCTGAGCCTGCTCAACATCGCACTCGTCACCATCCAGCAGCGGATCCGGGAGATCGGGATCCGGCGCAGCTTCGGCGCGACCACGGGGCGGGTGTTCTTCTCGGTGCTGATGGAGAGCGTCGTGGCCACCGTCGTCGCGGGCGTGATCGGCGTGCTCCTGGCCGTGGCCGCCGTCAAGAACCCGCTGGTGGAGAAGTACGTCCTCCAAGGCATCGACGACGTCCCGCCGTTCCCGCTCTCGGCGGCCTTCCTCGGCCTCGCCGTCGCGCTCGCCGTCGGCGCGCTCGCCGGGATCCTCCCGGCGATGATCGCCGCGCGCGTCAGGATCATCGACGCCATCCGGTTCTGA
- a CDS encoding inositol-3-phosphate synthase, translating into MGSVRVAIAGVGNCASSLVQGVEYYRDADPAGSVPGLMHVTFGDYHVSDVEFVAAFDVDDKKVGKDLSEAINASENNTIKIADVPFKGVEVQRGPTLDGLGKYYKQTISESGLDPVDVVSILREKEVDVLVSYLPVGSEEADKFYAQCAIDAGVAFVNALPVFIASDPEWAAKFEAAGVPIVGDDIKSQVGATITHRVMAKLFEDRGVALDRTYQLNVGGNMDFKNMLERERLESKKVSKTQAVTSNLRGELADKIDDRNVHIGPSDYVQWLDDRKWAYVRLEGRAFGDVPLNLEYKLEVWDSPNSAGIIIDAVRAAKIAKDRGIGGPIIPASAYLMKSPPVQIEDTEGRVQLEAFIRGE; encoded by the coding sequence ATGGGTTCGGTTCGTGTAGCAATCGCGGGAGTCGGCAACTGCGCCAGCTCCCTGGTCCAGGGTGTGGAGTACTACAGGGACGCCGACCCGGCGGGCAGTGTCCCGGGCCTGATGCACGTCACGTTCGGCGACTACCACGTCTCTGACGTCGAGTTCGTCGCTGCCTTCGACGTCGACGACAAGAAGGTCGGCAAGGACCTCTCCGAGGCGATCAACGCCTCCGAGAACAACACCATCAAGATCGCCGACGTCCCGTTCAAGGGCGTCGAGGTGCAGCGTGGCCCCACGCTCGACGGCCTGGGCAAGTACTACAAGCAGACCATCTCCGAGTCCGGCCTCGACCCCGTCGACGTGGTCTCGATCCTTCGCGAGAAGGAGGTCGACGTCCTCGTCTCCTACCTTCCCGTGGGCTCGGAGGAGGCGGACAAGTTCTACGCGCAGTGCGCGATCGACGCCGGCGTCGCCTTCGTCAACGCGCTGCCGGTCTTCATCGCCTCCGACCCGGAGTGGGCCGCGAAGTTCGAGGCCGCCGGCGTCCCGATCGTCGGTGACGACATCAAGTCGCAGGTCGGTGCCACCATCACCCACCGCGTCATGGCGAAGCTGTTCGAGGACCGCGGCGTCGCGCTGGACCGGACGTACCAGCTCAACGTCGGCGGCAACATGGACTTCAAGAACATGCTCGAGCGCGAGCGCCTGGAGTCCAAGAAGGTGTCGAAGACGCAGGCGGTCACCTCGAACCTCCGCGGCGAGCTCGCCGACAAGATCGACGACCGCAACGTGCACATCGGTCCGTCCGACTACGTGCAGTGGCTCGACGACCGCAAGTGGGCGTACGTCCGGCTCGAGGGTCGTGCGTTCGGTGACGTCCCGCTCAACCTGGAGTACAAGCTCGAGGTCTGGGACTCGCCCAACTCGGCCGGCATCATCATCGACGCCGTCCGTGCGGCCAAGATCGCCAAGGACCGTGGCATCGGCGGTCCGATCATCCCGGCCTCGGCCTACCTGATGAAGAGCCCGCCGGTGCAGATCGAGGACACCGAGGGTCGCGTCCAGCTGGAGGCGTTCATCCGCGGCGAGTGA
- a CDS encoding SRPBCC family protein → MTTITDLEATTTINTTPAQVWAAITDLPRMASWSPQVVKTIVFGQVKEGTRFLNINHQGWKHWPTNAKVVRFTPHSDFAFRITENTTVWSYQLEETPEGTLVTHRRETPTGISALSRSLTNIAFGGQEPFTEELRTGMATTLAKLKADLER, encoded by the coding sequence ATGACGACGATCACAGATCTCGAGGCGACGACCACCATCAACACGACGCCGGCCCAGGTGTGGGCGGCGATCACCGACCTGCCGCGGATGGCTTCGTGGAGTCCGCAGGTGGTGAAGACGATCGTGTTCGGGCAGGTCAAGGAGGGGACCCGCTTCCTCAACATCAACCACCAGGGCTGGAAGCACTGGCCAACGAACGCCAAGGTCGTACGTTTCACACCGCACTCCGACTTCGCGTTCCGGATCACCGAGAACACGACGGTGTGGTCCTACCAGCTCGAGGAGACGCCGGAGGGGACCCTGGTCACCCACCGCCGTGAGACGCCGACCGGCATCTCCGCTCTCTCCCGCTCGCTGACGAACATCGCGTTCGGTGGTCAGGAGCCCTTCACCGAGGAGCTGCGTACGGGCATGGCGACGACGCTCGCCAAGCTCAAGGCCGACCTCGAGCGCTGA